In Odocoileus virginianus isolate 20LAN1187 ecotype Illinois chromosome 5, Ovbor_1.2, whole genome shotgun sequence, a single window of DNA contains:
- the BTBD8 gene encoding BTB/POZ domain-containing protein 8 isoform X3, which translates to MATGSSILAWNPTASGTCISHVEMNVMMHFIYGGTLDFPVKANVGQILNMADMYGLEGLKEVAIYILRRDYCNFFQKPVSRRLASILECLIIAHSVGVESLFADCMKWIVKHFARFWSERSFANVPPEIQKSCFNMLIHSLNDKNAAFLLMESDRLIVSLPRVKWTESALIMASQLQEECIAFIIENFSKIIQSENFALLLQSQAMSSTSDLLDKILKAVEENITTENSCSLLMALDTLLNSDSTKEMGFTCKIQALRDKLWIFLVQSFYAVRHTESWKLMSTDDQQKIQAAAFDKGDDRRLGKKPIFTSSQQRKQVSDCGAIKNKSSGGSNKKECLSYLSTHQKMKSDGLGASGHSSGTNRNSINKTLKHDDLKEKDPKPASKSTKELKTVGKNVSGKPKAIIKPKTENSDNAKSTNLSPRQAVERSATAAANEQKNSGNGKGVRNQEEQITGARPKVLTGNLNMQAKAKPLKKVTGKDCPHLRTAGPSSRPADSRMEVLTSTDCLEEPKENGSMKEKLSGHKPSSCDSRGQTVKNSVEGIKTSTAAMKSRPVSKDTNGISNKKSTHEQESNTHNSVLKKITSKGYSDPVPQATSKKRGNGNGCATAQQRTKNATANLAKTQGSQGSPNSVKSSVSSRQSDENMTKLDHSVTTDKQTPKRKIVKQGQTTLPKISAKTVTMPKNLNQSKKGENLNNKDSKPKTLPEQVILKTLPSPQRPLKSEPSVVQKSVFLDVCDNNNKGSVSEQKPHEPLTNLTANTSDAEAFPSPCILDSEKTLNNQEKEKLVLECQNISNLDKLIKHELESKQMCSVNSETNVSGHKKIDYYTTAKIPCHSDESDNVDPKFYSTTVLKSMISNPKENSLNSNPVCDLDSAHVEQLHSESDREKQVGRKDINQKLSIKCVKDVLPWVPEKTNGTLNSGQDDKKSKIHVEETIPSQLSDDSAMNEDNHATTDSHISSKCFLEQISGKNSPKDTETTETPESHETPEAPFMSHWNLSTNVLHQRESPESDSGSATTSSDDIKPRSEDYDAGGSQDDDGSNDRGVSKCGTMLCHDFLGRSSSDTSTPEELKIYDSNLRIEVKMRKQSSSDLFQVNSTSDDEIPRKRPEIWSRSTIVHPREKENIPRGSVQFVQEVDQVSSSADETEDERSEAENVAENFSTSNPALQQFQGIINLAFEDATENESHEFRVTKNFKRSVLLSVDECEEIGSDEGEVHASFQPSVDSLSPSDVFDGVSYEHHGRTCYSRYSQESEGSVLECRQKKSNSIYKNKSSPLGLSSIDSSSKDKQSASAAEKKGTTDILSKGGRQLPPGDKKVYSGSNVDNDFETHSKFSDSDIKSQERPCHLELHQRESDSDIPKNSFTKSLDSCRSQVLPQEGQVKESHSTATEKANIALSAGDIDGCDTVAQIYMYDHRPSKTLSPIYEMDVTEAFEQKMESETQVTDMDFEDEQHFAKQDWTLLKQLLSEQDSNLNITNSVPEDLNLAQYLINQTLLLARDSSKPQGKAHVDTLNRWSELTSPFDDSSASITMASFSSEECSPQGEWTILELETQH; encoded by the exons aATGATAAGAATGCTGCTTTTCTTCTGATGGAAAGTGACAGGCTAATCGTCAGTTTACCCAGAGTGAAGTGGACAGAGTCAGCACTGATCATGGCATCTCAGCTCCAAGAAGAATGTATTgcatttattatagaaaatttctcCAAGATCATTCAAAGTGAAAATTTTGCTCTTCTCTTACAG TCACAAGCAATGAGTAGCACATCTGATCTGttggacaaaattttaaaagctgttgAAGAAAACATTACCACTGAGAATAGTTGCTCGCTTCTTATGGCTCTGGACACATTACTGAACTCTGACAGTACAAAAGAAATG GGTTTTACGTGCAAGATCCAGGCTCTGCGTGATAAGCTGTggatcttcctggttcagtctttcTATGCTGTTCGTCACACAGAAAGCTGGAAGCTGATGAGCACAGATGATCAACAGAAAATCCAAGCAG cTGCATTTGACAAAGGTGATGACCGAAGACTTGGCAAAAAGCCTATATTCACTAGCTCTCAG caaAGGAAACAGGTTTCTGACTGTGGTGCTATAAAAAACAAATCCTCTGGAGGAAGTAACAAGAAAGAGTGTCTGAGTTATCTCTCTACTCATCAGAAGATGAAATCTGATGGATTAGGAGCATCTGGACATTCATCAGGTACTAATAGAAATTctataaataaaactttgaagCATGATGATTTAAAGGAAAAGGATCCAAAACCAGCATCCAAGAgtacaaaagaattaaaaactgtGGGAAAAAATGTTTCTGGAAAGCCCAAAGCTATCATAAAGCCCAAAACGGAAAACAGTGATAATGCAAAATCAACAAACCTGTCACCTAGACAAGCTGTGGAAAGatcagcaacagcagcagcaaatgaacagaaaaattcCGGAAATGGAAAAGGAGTGAGAAATCAGGAAGAGCAAATTACAGGTGCCAGACCCAAGGTGCTCACTGGAAATTTAAATATGCAAGCCAAAGCTAAGCCTTTGAAGAAAGTAACGGGCAAAGACTGTCCACACCTCCGAACTGCAGGGCCCTCAAGCAGACCTGCAGATTCAAGGATGGAGGTACTGACCTCCACTGACTGTCTGGAGGAACCAAAAGAAAATGGGTCAATGAAAGAGAAGCTTTCTGGTCATAAACCTTCCTCTTGTGACTCTCGGGGACAGactgtgaaaaacagtgtggaaggTATCaaaacttccactgcag CAATGAAATCTCGACCTGTTTCAAAAGATACCAATGGAATTTCCAATAAAAAAAGCACTCATGAACAGGAATCTAATACACATAACAG tgTGCTAAAGAAGATCACCAGCAAAGGATACAGTGATCCAGTACCACAGGCAACttcaaaaaaaagaggaaatggcaatggaTGTGCTACAGCTCAGCAGAGGACAAAGAATGCCACAGCTAATCTTGCTAAAACTCAAG gatCCCAAGGATCACCAAATTCAGTAAAATCTTCAGTCTCTTCAAGGCAATCTgatgaaaatatgacaaaattgGACCACAGTGTAACTACAGATAAACAAACACCTAAGAGAAAAATTGTCAAACAAGGACAAACAACTTTGCCTAAGATTAGTGCAAAAACAGTCACAATGCCTAAAAACCTAAATCAATCTAAAAAAGGTGAAAATTTGAATAATAAAGATTCAAAACCGAAAACACTTCCTGAACAGGTTATACTGAAGACTCTGCCTTCTCCTCAGAGACCTTTAAAAAGTGAACCATCTGTTGTCCAAAAAAGTGTGTTTCTTGACGTAtgtgataataataacaaaggcAGTGTTTCTGAACAGAAGCCTCATGAACCTCTAACGAATCTCACAGCCAACACCAGTGATGCAGAAGCATTTCCGTCACCATGCATACTCGACTCAGAGAAGACACTGAacaatcaagaaaaagagaagctgGTGTTAGAGTGCCAAAATATTTCAAATCTggataaattaataaaacatgaaCTGGAATCAAAACAGATGTGTTCAGTTAATAGTGAAACAAATGTTTCTGGTCACAAAAAAATAGATTACTACACCACAGCTAAAATACCTTGTCATTCTGATGAGAGTGACAATGTTGATCCAAAATTTTATAGTACCACTGTTCTAAAATCCATGatttcaaatccaaaagaaaaCTCTTTGAACTCTAATCCAGTTTGTGACTTAGACTCAGCACATGTAGAACAACTCCATTCAGAATCAGATAGGGAGAAGCAAGTAGGGAGAAAAGATATAAACCAAAAATTAAGCATTAAATGTGTGAAAGATGTTTTACCTTGGGTTCCTGAAAAGACAAATGGTACCTTAAATTCTGGTCAAGATGACAAAAAGTCTAAAATTCATGTAGAAGAGACAATTCCTAGTCAGTTGTCTGATGACTCTGCCATGAATGAAGACAATCATGCTACAACAGATTCACATATTTCCTCCAAGTGTTTTTTGGAACAAATATCAGGGAAAAATTCTCCTAAAGATACGGAAACAACAGAAACTCCAGAGAGCCACGAAACTCCAGAAGCACCATTCATGAGTCACTGGAATTTGAGTACCAATGTTCTGCATCAGAGAGAGAGTCCTGAATCAGACAGTGGCAGTGCTACAACATCCTCTGATGACATAAAGCCCAGATCTGAAGATTATGATGCTGGAGGGTCTCAGGATGATGACGGGTCAAATGACAGAGGTGTCTCTAAATGTGGCACTATGCTGTGCCATGATTTTCTGGGAAGAAGTAGCAGTGATACCAGTACTcctgaagaattaaaaatatatgatagcAACTTAAGAATTGAagtgaaaatgagaaagcaaagtaGTAGTGATCTTTTCCAAGTTAATTCAACAAGTGATGATGAGATTCCTAGGAAAAGGCCAGAAATTTGGTCTCGATCTACAATAGTTCATcctagggaaaaagaaaatattccacgAGGCAGTGTCCAGTTTGTACAGGAGGTAGATCAGGTTTCTTCCTCAGCAGATGAAACAGAAGATGAAAGGTCTGAAGCTGAAAATGTTGCAGAAAATTTCTCTACATCTAACCCAGCTCTTCAGCAGTTTCAGGGGATAATTAATCTAGCTTTTGAAGATgcaactgaaaatgaaagtcacgAGTTTCGtgtaactaaaaattttaaaaggtctgTTTTACTTTCTGTAGATGAATGTGAAGAGATAGGATCTGATGAAGGGGAAGTCCATGCTTCCTTTCAACCTTCTGTAGATTCTCTTTCACCTTCTGATGTTTTTGATGGTGTTTCTTATGAACATCATGGAAGGACCTGCTACTCCAGATACTCACAAGAAAGTGAAGGTAGTGTTTTAGAATGCagacaaaagaaaagcaatagtatatataaaaacaaaagctcTCCCTTGGGTCTTAGTAGCATTGACTCATCAAGTAAAGATAAACAGAGTGCTTCAGCCGCAGAGAAAAAGGGCACAACAGATATCCTGTCCAAAGGAGGCAGACAGCTTCCTCCAGGAGATAAAAAAGTATATAGTGGAAGCAATGTGGATAATGACTttgagacacacagcaaatttTCAGATAGTGATATAAAATCTCAAGAAAGACCATGTCATTTGGAACTTCATCAAAGAGAATCCGATTCTGACATACCAAAGAACAGCTTCACAAAGTCTCTGGACTCCTGTCGGAGTCAAGTTCTGCCTCAGGAAGGTCAAGTGAAAGAAAGCCATTCTACAGCTACCGAAAAAGCTAATATTGCTTTATCTGCAG GAGACATAGATGGTTGTGACACAGTGGCACAAATCTACATGTATGACCATCGGCCTTCAAAAACCCTATCTCCAATATATGAgatggatgtaacagaagcatTTGAGCAGAAAATGGAGTCAGAAACACAAGTTACAGACATGGATTTTGAAGATGAGCAACACTTTGCAAAACAAGACTGGACACTATTAAAGCAACTGCTCTCTGAACAGGACTCTAACTTAAATATCACAAATTCTGTTCCTGAAGACTTAAATTTAGCACAGTATCTAATTAATCAGACACTACTTTTAGCACGAGACAGCTCAAAACCTCAGGGTAAAGCACATGTAGACACTTTGAACAGGTGGAGTGAACTAACATCTCCATTTGATGATTCCTCAGCAAGCATTACTATGGCTAGTTTTTCCTCTGAAGAATGTTCACCCCAAGGGGAATGGACAATTCTGGAACTGGAAACTCAGCATTAA
- the BTBD8 gene encoding BTB/POZ domain-containing protein 8 isoform X2, whose product MLSGCWAESSQEHITLQSISHVEMNVMMHFIYGGTLDFPVKANVGQILNMADMYGLEGLKEVAIYILRRDYCNFFQKPVSRRLASILECLIIAHSVGVESLFADCMKWIVKHFARFWSERSFANVPPEIQKSCFNMLIHSLNDKNAAFLLMESDRLIVSLPRVKWTESALIMASQLQEECIAFIIENFSKIIQSENFALLLQSQAMSSTSDLLDKILKAVEENITTENSCSLLMALDTLLNSDSTKEMGFTCKIQALRDKLWIFLVQSFYAVRHTESWKLMSTDDQQKIQAAAFDKGDDRRLGKKPIFTSSQQRKQVSDCGAIKNKSSGGSNKKECLSYLSTHQKMKSDGLGASGHSSGTNRNSINKTLKHDDLKEKDPKPASKSTKELKTVGKNVSGKPKAIIKPKTENSDNAKSTNLSPRQAVERSATAAANEQKNSGNGKGVRNQEEQITGARPKVLTGNLNMQAKAKPLKKVTGKDCPHLRTAGPSSRPADSRMEVLTSTDCLEEPKENGSMKEKLSGHKPSSCDSRGQTVKNSVEGIKTSTAAMKSRPVSKDTNGISNKKSTHEQESNTHNSVLKKITSKGYSDPVPQATSKKRGNGNGCATAQQRTKNATANLAKTQGSQGSPNSVKSSVSSRQSDENMTKLDHSVTTDKQTPKRKIVKQGQTTLPKISAKTVTMPKNLNQSKKGENLNNKDSKPKTLPEQVILKTLPSPQRPLKSEPSVVQKSVFLDVCDNNNKGSVSEQKPHEPLTNLTANTSDAEAFPSPCILDSEKTLNNQEKEKLVLECQNISNLDKLIKHELESKQMCSVNSETNVSGHKKIDYYTTAKIPCHSDESDNVDPKFYSTTVLKSMISNPKENSLNSNPVCDLDSAHVEQLHSESDREKQVGRKDINQKLSIKCVKDVLPWVPEKTNGTLNSGQDDKKSKIHVEETIPSQLSDDSAMNEDNHATTDSHISSKCFLEQISGKNSPKDTETTETPESHETPEAPFMSHWNLSTNVLHQRESPESDSGSATTSSDDIKPRSEDYDAGGSQDDDGSNDRGVSKCGTMLCHDFLGRSSSDTSTPEELKIYDSNLRIEVKMRKQSSSDLFQVNSTSDDEIPRKRPEIWSRSTIVHPREKENIPRGSVQFVQEVDQVSSSADETEDERSEAENVAENFSTSNPALQQFQGIINLAFEDATENESHEFRVTKNFKRSVLLSVDECEEIGSDEGEVHASFQPSVDSLSPSDVFDGVSYEHHGRTCYSRYSQESEGSVLECRQKKSNSIYKNKSSPLGLSSIDSSSKDKQSASAAEKKGTTDILSKGGRQLPPGDKKVYSGSNVDNDFETHSKFSDSDIKSQERPCHLELHQRESDSDIPKNSFTKSLDSCRSQVLPQEGQVKESHSTATEKANIALSAGDIDGCDTVAQIYMYDHRPSKTLSPIYEMDVTEAFEQKMESETQVTDMDFEDEQHFAKQDWTLLKQLLSEQDSNLNITNSVPEDLNLAQYLINQTLLLARDSSKPQGKAHVDTLNRWSELTSPFDDSSASITMASFSSEECSPQGEWTILELETQH is encoded by the exons aATGATAAGAATGCTGCTTTTCTTCTGATGGAAAGTGACAGGCTAATCGTCAGTTTACCCAGAGTGAAGTGGACAGAGTCAGCACTGATCATGGCATCTCAGCTCCAAGAAGAATGTATTgcatttattatagaaaatttctcCAAGATCATTCAAAGTGAAAATTTTGCTCTTCTCTTACAG TCACAAGCAATGAGTAGCACATCTGATCTGttggacaaaattttaaaagctgttgAAGAAAACATTACCACTGAGAATAGTTGCTCGCTTCTTATGGCTCTGGACACATTACTGAACTCTGACAGTACAAAAGAAATG GGTTTTACGTGCAAGATCCAGGCTCTGCGTGATAAGCTGTggatcttcctggttcagtctttcTATGCTGTTCGTCACACAGAAAGCTGGAAGCTGATGAGCACAGATGATCAACAGAAAATCCAAGCAG cTGCATTTGACAAAGGTGATGACCGAAGACTTGGCAAAAAGCCTATATTCACTAGCTCTCAG caaAGGAAACAGGTTTCTGACTGTGGTGCTATAAAAAACAAATCCTCTGGAGGAAGTAACAAGAAAGAGTGTCTGAGTTATCTCTCTACTCATCAGAAGATGAAATCTGATGGATTAGGAGCATCTGGACATTCATCAGGTACTAATAGAAATTctataaataaaactttgaagCATGATGATTTAAAGGAAAAGGATCCAAAACCAGCATCCAAGAgtacaaaagaattaaaaactgtGGGAAAAAATGTTTCTGGAAAGCCCAAAGCTATCATAAAGCCCAAAACGGAAAACAGTGATAATGCAAAATCAACAAACCTGTCACCTAGACAAGCTGTGGAAAGatcagcaacagcagcagcaaatgaacagaaaaattcCGGAAATGGAAAAGGAGTGAGAAATCAGGAAGAGCAAATTACAGGTGCCAGACCCAAGGTGCTCACTGGAAATTTAAATATGCAAGCCAAAGCTAAGCCTTTGAAGAAAGTAACGGGCAAAGACTGTCCACACCTCCGAACTGCAGGGCCCTCAAGCAGACCTGCAGATTCAAGGATGGAGGTACTGACCTCCACTGACTGTCTGGAGGAACCAAAAGAAAATGGGTCAATGAAAGAGAAGCTTTCTGGTCATAAACCTTCCTCTTGTGACTCTCGGGGACAGactgtgaaaaacagtgtggaaggTATCaaaacttccactgcag CAATGAAATCTCGACCTGTTTCAAAAGATACCAATGGAATTTCCAATAAAAAAAGCACTCATGAACAGGAATCTAATACACATAACAG tgTGCTAAAGAAGATCACCAGCAAAGGATACAGTGATCCAGTACCACAGGCAACttcaaaaaaaagaggaaatggcaatggaTGTGCTACAGCTCAGCAGAGGACAAAGAATGCCACAGCTAATCTTGCTAAAACTCAAG gatCCCAAGGATCACCAAATTCAGTAAAATCTTCAGTCTCTTCAAGGCAATCTgatgaaaatatgacaaaattgGACCACAGTGTAACTACAGATAAACAAACACCTAAGAGAAAAATTGTCAAACAAGGACAAACAACTTTGCCTAAGATTAGTGCAAAAACAGTCACAATGCCTAAAAACCTAAATCAATCTAAAAAAGGTGAAAATTTGAATAATAAAGATTCAAAACCGAAAACACTTCCTGAACAGGTTATACTGAAGACTCTGCCTTCTCCTCAGAGACCTTTAAAAAGTGAACCATCTGTTGTCCAAAAAAGTGTGTTTCTTGACGTAtgtgataataataacaaaggcAGTGTTTCTGAACAGAAGCCTCATGAACCTCTAACGAATCTCACAGCCAACACCAGTGATGCAGAAGCATTTCCGTCACCATGCATACTCGACTCAGAGAAGACACTGAacaatcaagaaaaagagaagctgGTGTTAGAGTGCCAAAATATTTCAAATCTggataaattaataaaacatgaaCTGGAATCAAAACAGATGTGTTCAGTTAATAGTGAAACAAATGTTTCTGGTCACAAAAAAATAGATTACTACACCACAGCTAAAATACCTTGTCATTCTGATGAGAGTGACAATGTTGATCCAAAATTTTATAGTACCACTGTTCTAAAATCCATGatttcaaatccaaaagaaaaCTCTTTGAACTCTAATCCAGTTTGTGACTTAGACTCAGCACATGTAGAACAACTCCATTCAGAATCAGATAGGGAGAAGCAAGTAGGGAGAAAAGATATAAACCAAAAATTAAGCATTAAATGTGTGAAAGATGTTTTACCTTGGGTTCCTGAAAAGACAAATGGTACCTTAAATTCTGGTCAAGATGACAAAAAGTCTAAAATTCATGTAGAAGAGACAATTCCTAGTCAGTTGTCTGATGACTCTGCCATGAATGAAGACAATCATGCTACAACAGATTCACATATTTCCTCCAAGTGTTTTTTGGAACAAATATCAGGGAAAAATTCTCCTAAAGATACGGAAACAACAGAAACTCCAGAGAGCCACGAAACTCCAGAAGCACCATTCATGAGTCACTGGAATTTGAGTACCAATGTTCTGCATCAGAGAGAGAGTCCTGAATCAGACAGTGGCAGTGCTACAACATCCTCTGATGACATAAAGCCCAGATCTGAAGATTATGATGCTGGAGGGTCTCAGGATGATGACGGGTCAAATGACAGAGGTGTCTCTAAATGTGGCACTATGCTGTGCCATGATTTTCTGGGAAGAAGTAGCAGTGATACCAGTACTcctgaagaattaaaaatatatgatagcAACTTAAGAATTGAagtgaaaatgagaaagcaaagtaGTAGTGATCTTTTCCAAGTTAATTCAACAAGTGATGATGAGATTCCTAGGAAAAGGCCAGAAATTTGGTCTCGATCTACAATAGTTCATcctagggaaaaagaaaatattccacgAGGCAGTGTCCAGTTTGTACAGGAGGTAGATCAGGTTTCTTCCTCAGCAGATGAAACAGAAGATGAAAGGTCTGAAGCTGAAAATGTTGCAGAAAATTTCTCTACATCTAACCCAGCTCTTCAGCAGTTTCAGGGGATAATTAATCTAGCTTTTGAAGATgcaactgaaaatgaaagtcacgAGTTTCGtgtaactaaaaattttaaaaggtctgTTTTACTTTCTGTAGATGAATGTGAAGAGATAGGATCTGATGAAGGGGAAGTCCATGCTTCCTTTCAACCTTCTGTAGATTCTCTTTCACCTTCTGATGTTTTTGATGGTGTTTCTTATGAACATCATGGAAGGACCTGCTACTCCAGATACTCACAAGAAAGTGAAGGTAGTGTTTTAGAATGCagacaaaagaaaagcaatagtatatataaaaacaaaagctcTCCCTTGGGTCTTAGTAGCATTGACTCATCAAGTAAAGATAAACAGAGTGCTTCAGCCGCAGAGAAAAAGGGCACAACAGATATCCTGTCCAAAGGAGGCAGACAGCTTCCTCCAGGAGATAAAAAAGTATATAGTGGAAGCAATGTGGATAATGACTttgagacacacagcaaatttTCAGATAGTGATATAAAATCTCAAGAAAGACCATGTCATTTGGAACTTCATCAAAGAGAATCCGATTCTGACATACCAAAGAACAGCTTCACAAAGTCTCTGGACTCCTGTCGGAGTCAAGTTCTGCCTCAGGAAGGTCAAGTGAAAGAAAGCCATTCTACAGCTACCGAAAAAGCTAATATTGCTTTATCTGCAG GAGACATAGATGGTTGTGACACAGTGGCACAAATCTACATGTATGACCATCGGCCTTCAAAAACCCTATCTCCAATATATGAgatggatgtaacagaagcatTTGAGCAGAAAATGGAGTCAGAAACACAAGTTACAGACATGGATTTTGAAGATGAGCAACACTTTGCAAAACAAGACTGGACACTATTAAAGCAACTGCTCTCTGAACAGGACTCTAACTTAAATATCACAAATTCTGTTCCTGAAGACTTAAATTTAGCACAGTATCTAATTAATCAGACACTACTTTTAGCACGAGACAGCTCAAAACCTCAGGGTAAAGCACATGTAGACACTTTGAACAGGTGGAGTGAACTAACATCTCCATTTGATGATTCCTCAGCAAGCATTACTATGGCTAGTTTTTCCTCTGAAGAATGTTCACCCCAAGGGGAATGGACAATTCTGGAACTGGAAACTCAGCATTAA